One Panicum virgatum strain AP13 chromosome 9K, P.virgatum_v5, whole genome shotgun sequence genomic region harbors:
- the LOC120647617 gene encoding phosphoglucan phosphatase DSP4, amyloplastic-like: MNCLHNLLKEPPIVGSRSMRRPSPLNLAMVRGGSRRSNTVKTVQPPGATTSGAENSALEVGTEKSEVYSTNMTQAMGAVLTYRHELGMNYNFIRPDLIVGSCLQSPLDVDKLRKIGVKTIFCLQQDSDLEYFGVDIRAIQDYSLKFKDIEHCRAEIRDFDAFDLRLRLPAVVSKLHKLVNRNGGVTYIHCTAGLGRAPAVALAYMFWILGYSLNEGHQLLQSKRACFPKLEAIKLATADILTGLSKNTITLKWEDDSSSVEISGLDIGWGQRIPLTYDKEKGAWFLEKELPEGRYEYKYIVDGKWVCNEHENITKPNADGHVNNYVQVSRDGTSDEEKELRERLTGPDPDLTDEERLMVREYLEQYVDAEH; the protein is encoded by the exons ATGAACTGCCTCCACAACCTGCTCAA GGAGCCTCCAATCGTGGGATCCAGGTCCATGAGGCGGCCCTCTCCGCTCAATCTG GCGATGGTTCGTGGCGGGAGTCGCCGATCAAATACCGTCAAAACT GTACAGCCACCTGGGGCGACCACTTCTGGTGCAGAGAACAGCGCCCTCGAGGTCGGCACTGAGAAGTCCGAGGTGTACAGCACTAACATGACACAGGCCATGGGAGCAG TGTTGACATATAGACATGAGCTCGGAATGAACTACAATTTCATACGCCCAGACTTGATTGTGGGCTCCTGCTTACAG AGTCCGCTTGATGTCGATAAGCTTCGAAAGATTGGTGTGAAAACTATATTCTGCTTGCAGCAGGATTCGGACCTTGA ATACTTTGGAGTTGACATCCGTGCCATTCAAGATTATTCTCTAAAATTCAAAGATATTGAGCACTGCCGTGCTGAAATTAG GGATTTTGATGCTTTTGATTTGCGGTTGAGGCTTCCTGCTGTGGTTAGCAAACTGCACAAGCTTGTCAACCGTAATGGTGGTGTAACATATATTCATTGCACTGCTGGACTTGGAAGAGCTCCTGCTGTGGCA CTTGCTTATATGTTCTGGATTCTTGGGTACAGTCTTAATGAAGGACATCAGCTACTTCAG AGTAAAAGGGCTTGCTTTCCAAAGTTGGAAGCCATTAAGTTGGCAACTGCTGACATT CTGACGGGATTATCCAAAAATACAATCACTTTGAAGTGGGAAGATGATAGTTCTTCTGTTGAAATTTCTGGGCTCGACATTGGCTGGGGTCAG AGGATCCCTTTGACATATGATAAGGAGAAAGGAGCTTGGTTTCTGGAGAAAGAGCTGCCT GAAGGGCGGTATGAATACAAATACATAGTGGATGGCAAGTGGGTGTGCAATGAGCATGAGAATATAACCAAACCGAATGCTGACGGCCATGTGAACAACTATGTCCAG GTCTCGAGAGATGGCACGAGTGATGAAGAGAAGGAACTGAGGGAGCGTTTGACTGGTCCGGACCCCGATCTTACGGATGAGGAAAGGCTGATGGTCAGGGAGTACTTGGAACAATACGTGGATGCTGAGCATTAG
- the LOC120647618 gene encoding cyclin-dependent protein kinase inhibitor EL2-like has translation MAASPEFYKPAAAAALSSPCAEDHYHRYDDTSSCRTPTGSGISYLKEPTTCPPAPRKPLCKKRLFLFKQGDRDTEAEAEVRPPATATLISLRLDDLERIFRPHPNAADKRRRTASTCFLDATTS, from the coding sequence ATGGCGGCGTCTCCCGAGTTCTacaagcccgccgccgccgccgccttgtcgTCCCCCTGCGCCGAGGACCACTACCACCGCTACGATGACACCAGCAGCTGCCGGACGCCGACGGGGAGCGGAATCAGCTACCTCAAGGAGCCCACCACCTGCCCGCCGGCGCCCAGGAAGCCCTTGTGCAAGAAGCGCCTCTTCCTCTTCAAACAAGGCGACCGCGacacggaggcggaggcggaggtccGGCCCCCGGCCACCGCCACCCTCATCAGCCTGCGCCTCGACGACCTGGAGCGCATCTTCCGCCCCCACCCAAACGCCGCCGACAAGCGGCGACGCACCGCCTCCACCTGCTTCTTGGATGCAACCACTTCTTAA
- the LOC120647619 gene encoding E3 ubiquitin-protein ligase LRSAM1-like isoform X1 — MDDDVRAKTRSCAAAGETSASRIIAQWAARRRQACLLTTLDRPDRESELMALARLHAVSMLDASFLHCGEGRGGGGRRARSPERALVRRIAREWAAAGGAGQGGAARGRGRAEEEWLGETERERVRSVRERVRIMAATDHQQGELTCRLRGRHADHVVTRMARERQRELQGLSEHRAVSAFAHRGRIQSFLRGRFFRSGRPMNDERPNSMAARELGQLRQCHPVSRLREEVHFQTESIASYQSSSGELSTENNPVSNDNHHVHNATREYEIRTNRSMEDEVAHVEITVPDGNNDVLQNDFHQEQIQQYEEYSDSRSSEQDSEQSVSSTSSTESGNSMQHEAETDLPWSRDISGTEDGQDSTFLLLHREEEMEWHAIESHEEEPQWQLSPSLDSTTRNRFSPPEDDVYGVELRELLSRRSVSNLLSSGFRESLDQLIQSYVERQEHDWDFEGQRAASSGVLNEDGPIEIIRMDEPTRDERPQPSTIALSDEQRDEWQIGLAHHNWSQQTMHRSEFDWDAINVLRDELSGVQRGMSSMQQMLEACMEMQVELQRSIKQEVSAALNRSLTMPMRDDDEALEDGSSQTTQWKLARKGTCCICCDNQIDSLLYRCGHMCTCSKCAGELLHGVGKCPLCRAPIVEVIRAYCIM; from the exons ATGGACGACGACGTCCGCGCCAAGACCaggtcctgcgccgccgccggcgagaccTCGGCGTCCCGGATCATCGCCCAgtgggccgcgcgccgccgccaggcgtGCCTTCTCACCACGCTCGACCGCCCCGACCGCGAGTCCGAGCTCATGGCGCTCGCGCGCCTCCACGCGGTCTCCATGCTCGACGCCTCCTTTCTTCACTGCGGAGAAGGGCGAGGTGGCGGAGGACGGCGCGCGCGGTCGCCGGAGCGCGCTCTGGTTAGGCGCATTGCCAGGGAgtgggcggccgccggcggtgcaggccagggcggcgccgcacGGGGGCGGGGGCGAGCCGAGGAGGAATGGCTGGGCGAGACCGAGCGCGAGCGGGTGCGCTCCGTCCGAGAGCGCGTCCGCATCATGGCGGCCACCGACCACCAGCAGGGCGAGCTGACCTGCAGGCTCCGCGGCCGGCACGCCGATCACGTCGTCACGCGCATGGCCAGGGAGCGCCAGCGAGAGCTGCAGGGCCTCTCGGAGCACCGCGCCGTCTCCGCCTTCGCTCACCGCGGTCGCATTCAG TCTTTCCTCCGAGGTAGATTCTTTCGTAGCGGGAGGCCTATGAATGATGAGAGACCAAACTCTATGGCAGCCAGAGAACTAGGACAGCTTAGACAGTGTCATCCAGTCTCTAGATTGAG GGAAGAGGTTCACTTTCAGACAGAAAGTATCGCCAGCTATCAATCAAGTTCAGGAGAATTGTCTACTGAAAACAATCCTGTCAGTAATGACAACCATCATGTGCACAATGCAACTCGCGAGTATGAAATCAGGACAAATCGATCGATGGAAGATGAAGTTGCGCATGTCGAAATTACTGTACCTGACGGTAATAATGATGTTCTGCAGAATGATTTTCACCAAGAACAAATACAGCAATATGAAGAGTATTCAGATTCACGGTCCTCAGAGCAGGACAGTGAGCAATCTGTGTCTTCTACCTCTTCTACTGAATCTGGCAACAGCATGCAACACGAAGCTGAAACGGATTTGCCATGGTCAAGGGATATTTCTGGGACTGAGGATGGACAAGACAGCACCTTCCTACTCCTACATAGAGAGGAGGAAATGGAATGGCATGCCATTGAATCTCATGAAGAGGAACCACAGTGGCAATTAAGTCCAAGTTTGGATTCTACCACCAGGAATAGGTTTAGTCCACCGGAAGATGATGTTTATGGAGTTGAGCTAAGAGAACTCTTAAGCAG GCGAAGTGTGTCAAATCTTCTTAGCAGCGGCTTCCGTGAAAGTCTGGACCAGCTCATTCAGTCCTATGTTGAGAGGCAAGAGCATGATTGGGATTTCGAAGGGCAGAGAGCAGCAAGCAGTGGTGTACTCAACGAAGATGGTCCTATTGAGATCATCAGGATGGACGAACCAACTCGGGATGAGAGACCCCAGCCTTCGACGATTGCGCTATCTGATGAGCAACGTGATGAATGGCAGATTGGATTGGCCCATCATAACTGGAGCCAACAGACCATGCATCGCTCTGAATTC GACTGGGACGCCATCAATGTTCTGCGAGATGAGCTGAGTGGAGTGCAGAGAGGAATGAGCAGCATGCAGCAGATGCTGGAAGCGTGCATGGAGATGCAGGTCGAGTTGCAGCGGTCCATCAAACAGGAAGTTTCTGCTGCTCTGAACCGATCGTTAACCATGCCCATGCGAG ATGATGATGAGGCGTTAGAGGATGGGTCGTCACAGACGACACAGTGGAAGCTCGCAAGGAAAGGGACATGCTGCATCTGCTGTGATAACCAGATTGACTCGCTTCTGTACAG ATGTGGGCATATGTGCACCTGCTCAAAGTGCGCAGGCGAGTTGCTCCACGGGGTCGGCAAATGCCCGCTGTGCCGAGCGCCTATAGTTGAGGTCATCCGAGCCTACTGCATCATGTGA
- the LOC120647619 gene encoding uncharacterized protein LOC120647619 isoform X2 encodes MDDDVRAKTRSCAAAGETSASRIIAQWAARRRQACLLTTLDRPDRESELMALARLHAVSMLDASFLHCGEGRGGGGRRARSPERALVRRIAREWAAAGGAGQGGAARGRGRAEEEWLGETERERVRSVRERVRIMAATDHQQGELTCRLRGRHADHVVTRMARERQRELQGLSEHRAVSAFAHRGRIQSFLRGRFFRSGRPMNDERPNSMAARELGQLRQCHPVSRLREEVHFQTESIASYQSSSGELSTENNPVSNDNHHVHNATREYEIRTNRSMEDEVAHVEITVPDGNNDVLQNDFHQEQIQQYEEYSDSRSSEQDSEQSVSSTSSTESGNSMQHEAETDLPWSRDISGTEDGQDSTFLLLHREEEMEWHAIESHEEEPQWQLSPSLDSTTRNRFSPPEDDVYGVELRELLSRRSVSNLLSSGFRESLDQLIQSYVERQEHDWDFEGQRAASSGVLNEDGPIEIIRMDEPTRDERPQPSTIALSDEQRDEWQIGLAHHNWSQQTMHRSEFDWDAINVLRDELSGVQRGMSSMQQMLEACMEMQVELQRSIKQEVSAALNRSLTMPMRDDDEALEDGSSQTTQWKLARKGTCCICCDNQIDSLLYRQHMHAADVGICAPAQSAQASCSTGSANARCAERL; translated from the exons ATGGACGACGACGTCCGCGCCAAGACCaggtcctgcgccgccgccggcgagaccTCGGCGTCCCGGATCATCGCCCAgtgggccgcgcgccgccgccaggcgtGCCTTCTCACCACGCTCGACCGCCCCGACCGCGAGTCCGAGCTCATGGCGCTCGCGCGCCTCCACGCGGTCTCCATGCTCGACGCCTCCTTTCTTCACTGCGGAGAAGGGCGAGGTGGCGGAGGACGGCGCGCGCGGTCGCCGGAGCGCGCTCTGGTTAGGCGCATTGCCAGGGAgtgggcggccgccggcggtgcaggccagggcggcgccgcacGGGGGCGGGGGCGAGCCGAGGAGGAATGGCTGGGCGAGACCGAGCGCGAGCGGGTGCGCTCCGTCCGAGAGCGCGTCCGCATCATGGCGGCCACCGACCACCAGCAGGGCGAGCTGACCTGCAGGCTCCGCGGCCGGCACGCCGATCACGTCGTCACGCGCATGGCCAGGGAGCGCCAGCGAGAGCTGCAGGGCCTCTCGGAGCACCGCGCCGTCTCCGCCTTCGCTCACCGCGGTCGCATTCAG TCTTTCCTCCGAGGTAGATTCTTTCGTAGCGGGAGGCCTATGAATGATGAGAGACCAAACTCTATGGCAGCCAGAGAACTAGGACAGCTTAGACAGTGTCATCCAGTCTCTAGATTGAG GGAAGAGGTTCACTTTCAGACAGAAAGTATCGCCAGCTATCAATCAAGTTCAGGAGAATTGTCTACTGAAAACAATCCTGTCAGTAATGACAACCATCATGTGCACAATGCAACTCGCGAGTATGAAATCAGGACAAATCGATCGATGGAAGATGAAGTTGCGCATGTCGAAATTACTGTACCTGACGGTAATAATGATGTTCTGCAGAATGATTTTCACCAAGAACAAATACAGCAATATGAAGAGTATTCAGATTCACGGTCCTCAGAGCAGGACAGTGAGCAATCTGTGTCTTCTACCTCTTCTACTGAATCTGGCAACAGCATGCAACACGAAGCTGAAACGGATTTGCCATGGTCAAGGGATATTTCTGGGACTGAGGATGGACAAGACAGCACCTTCCTACTCCTACATAGAGAGGAGGAAATGGAATGGCATGCCATTGAATCTCATGAAGAGGAACCACAGTGGCAATTAAGTCCAAGTTTGGATTCTACCACCAGGAATAGGTTTAGTCCACCGGAAGATGATGTTTATGGAGTTGAGCTAAGAGAACTCTTAAGCAG GCGAAGTGTGTCAAATCTTCTTAGCAGCGGCTTCCGTGAAAGTCTGGACCAGCTCATTCAGTCCTATGTTGAGAGGCAAGAGCATGATTGGGATTTCGAAGGGCAGAGAGCAGCAAGCAGTGGTGTACTCAACGAAGATGGTCCTATTGAGATCATCAGGATGGACGAACCAACTCGGGATGAGAGACCCCAGCCTTCGACGATTGCGCTATCTGATGAGCAACGTGATGAATGGCAGATTGGATTGGCCCATCATAACTGGAGCCAACAGACCATGCATCGCTCTGAATTC GACTGGGACGCCATCAATGTTCTGCGAGATGAGCTGAGTGGAGTGCAGAGAGGAATGAGCAGCATGCAGCAGATGCTGGAAGCGTGCATGGAGATGCAGGTCGAGTTGCAGCGGTCCATCAAACAGGAAGTTTCTGCTGCTCTGAACCGATCGTTAACCATGCCCATGCGAG ATGATGATGAGGCGTTAGAGGATGGGTCGTCACAGACGACACAGTGGAAGCTCGCAAGGAAAGGGACATGCTGCATCTGCTGTGATAACCAGATTGACTCGCTTCTGTACAG GCAACACATGCATGCTGCAGATGTGGGCATATGTGCACCTGCTCAAAGTGCGCAGGCGAGTTGCTCCACGGGGTCGGCAAATGCCCGCTGTGCCGAGCGCCTATAG
- the LOC120647620 gene encoding paramyosin-like: MFKLHRHRSSDRAGERYDFRFSNFRAVQVPAVSDRLFLSIVSVDSGKTIAKSSKAASRSGICQWPDTILESIWFSKDEVSKEYEECQYKIIVSVGSTKSGILGEIFLNLSNFLNLVDPTAISLPLKRCNSGTVLQLKVQCLGTKSKLSGVRSLRDMSPRLEDRSPTPTNDDMDNRSDCSDSMFNRGVRSSSENHLGATYQDEPGNRETSFSASGSHRSSNSGDSTADRTNFSPRDNSNGGLYVGRQDSASSHASYVSAGRGDDGFRSNNSSFSSRASGPTVLQGSTPKTFANGLSQLSMGASDSSKDILEAAEETIEELRDEAKMWERHSRKLKADLELLKKECSEKSKQQAELAAELSAAQAEQDSYRHEIEELKSSLQDVNTRQTITGTPKRTNWIDLQKELEEEVKYLKESNADLTIQVNKTQEANIELLSILQELEETIEEQRVEISKISKVRQTADPQNGLLVKEDTEWAKKLSMKEGEIKMLREKLDHALNVGNAGGAGSNAIYLELEKENEILKAKIQELEKDCSELTDENLELIYKLKDKGVTKGQVPHISNSNELQYEKLTLRIHQLEEELRNKEILRDGSFSESSMSNVDELQRKCADLEMKMLKFRSQACELEEKFQKSQDDLEQRNIELSELRRKMNVFHSSESEVSESDGTRKYQSRTADLEDTESETDMLKVRFELQLQENDNLRRSKVEMENFISEIQAEKSQLEQRLSASLKESSITSKCLDEVRQDIIVLSSSIDSHVSANKVLERKIIELESCKAELELHISELEQENIELSERISGLEAQLTYLTNEKESSELQMHDSRSLIVNLKDKAERQQSEMESQRLEFKQKQQESQRRLSEAQDDSEVLRRSNSKLQSTVESLIEECSSLQTLIADLKKQKLELHGHLTQKEQELDESKKRNFDFSKTVEFLETKLSSLQKDISSKEQSLLSELESIFQEHMEQEERINRVHFMLNKIENEKTLEVENLEREVISLTAQVSSTHEERENATLDAIRDVSVLRADKAKLEASLQDVSAQLRHYESQLEDLRKESKNKIKGLVDSLNASKQSEEMLAADAEHMKKLMEAAKSNEDMLRKASNELELKLKSSDYEKQQMLEEISGLNLQVQKMMNIQDEVFKLHSSLDEAKFQKGKLEELLHSVTEECEELKAQKAMLTDKISNMQESLKNGEEERRSRIAMQAKLVRLESDLSASEASHVHEAELKNELSRIKRSNSEYQRKLQSLEQENEDLTRRVQVMEKGFEKMPHIKEENLGNQETGGDDQTAIQSKIQVLESKLAEALEENKLYRAQQKSPMPEGQSAGGDGKEGNTDRVLQLEGELRDMKERLLNMSLQYAEVEAQRERLVMELKAVKKGRWF, from the exons ATGTTCAAGCTGCATCGCCATCGCTCCTCGgaccgcgccggcgagcgctaCGACTTCAGATTCTCCAACTTCCGCGCCGTCCAG GTCCCTGCAGTATCAGACAGGCTCTTCCTTTCAATTGTCTCAGTGGATTCTGGAAAAACAATTGCAAAGTCCAGTAAAGCAGCTTCTCGAAGTGGAATATGCCAATGGCCTGACACCATATTGGAATCAATATGGTTTTCCAAGGATGAAGTCTCCAAAGAGTATGAAGAGTGTCAATACAAGATTATTGTTTCCGTG GGATCAACGAAATCTGGCATTCTTGGGGAGATTTTTCTAAACCTGTCTAATTTTCTGAATTTGGTGGATCCAACTGCTATCTCCTTGCCACTAAAGAGATGCAACTCTGGAACAGTTTTACAG CTTAAGGTTCAATGTCTTGGCACAAAGTCTAAGCTGAG TGGTGTCAGATCATTGAGAGACATGTCTCCCCGTCTTGAGGACCGTAGTCCAACGCCAACCAATGATGACATGGACAACAGATCAGATTGCTCCGATAGTATGTTCAACAGGGGTGTCCGTTCTTCATCAGAAAATCATCTGGGTGCAACTTATCAAGACGAACCTGGGAACAGG GAAACAAGTTTCTCAGCATCAGGGTCCCACCGGAGTTCTAATTCTGGAGATAGTACTGCAGATAGAACAAACTTCTCTCCTAGAGACAACTCTAACGGAGGACTTTATGTGGGAAGGCAGGATTCTGCTAGCTCCCATGCTAGTTATGTTAGTGCTGGCCGTGGTGATGATGGATTTAGATCCAACAATTCATCTTTCAGTTCTCGGGCTTCAGGTCCAACTGTGCTACAGGGGAGTACTCCAAAAACATTTGCTAACGGCCTTTCTCAGCTATCTATGGGGGCATCCGACTCATCTAAAGATATTCTTGAAGCTGCTGAAGAAACAATTGAGGAACTCCGTGATGAGGCAAAAATGTGGGAACGGCATTCTCGCAAGTTGAAGGCTGATCTAGAGTTGCTGAAGAAGGAATGTTCTGAAAAATCAAAGCAACAGGCTGAGCTAGCAGCTGAGCTGTCTGCTGCACAAGCTGAACAGGATTCCTATAGGCATGAAATTGAAGAATTAAAGTCATCCTTACAAGATGTAAACACACGACAAACAATTACAGGAACACCTAAGCGTACAAACTGGATAGACCTGCAGAAGGAACTTGAAGAGGAGGTGAAGTATCTGAAGGAATCAAATGCAGACTTAACCATACAAGTAAACAAGACTCAAGAGGCAAATATTGAGCTTCTTTCTATTCTTCAGGAACTTGAGGAGACCATAGAAGAACAGAGAGTAGAAATATCTAAGATTTCAAAGGTCAGGCAGACTGCTGATCCTCAAAATGGATTGTTAGTCAAAGAAGACACGGAGTGGGCTAAGAAACTATCAATGAAAGAGGGTGAAATCAAAATGCTGAGAGAGAAACTGGATCATGCTCTCAATGTTGGAAATGCAGGTGGGGCAGGTTCCAATGCCATTTATCTGGAATTGGAGAAAGAAAATGAAATTTTAAAGGCTAAAATACAAGAGCTTGAGAAAGACTGTTCTGAACTAACAGATGAAAATTTGGAGCTTATATATAAGCTGAAAGATAAGGGGGTGACAAAGGGGCAGGTTCCTCATATTTCAAACAGCAATGAGCTGCAATATGAGAAGCTTACATTGCGGATACATCAACTGGAGGAGGAACTTAGGAACAAGGAAATATTAAGAGATGGCAGCTTTTCTGAGTCATCAATGTCTAATGTAGACGAGTTACAGAGAAAATGTGCTGACCTTGAGATGAAGATGCTAAAGTTTAGGTCTCAAGCCTGTGAATTAGAAGAAAAGTTCCAAAAAAGCCAAGATGATTTGGAACAAAGAAATATCGAGTTATCTGAGCTGAGAAGGAAGATGAACGTTTTCCATTCATCAGAATCGGAAGTTAGCGAATCTGATGGTACAAGGAAGTACCAATCTAGAACAGCAGATCTAGAGGATACTGAATCTGAGACAGATATGCTGAAGGTGAGGTTTGAACTGCAACTACAGGAAAATGATAACCTGCGGCGTTCCAAGGTTGAAATGGAAAATTTCATTTCTGAAATTCAGGCAGAGAAGAGTCAGCTTGAGCAACGCCTGTCCGCATCACTTAAAGAAAGCAGCATCACTTCAAAATGCTTGGATGAAGTGCGGCAAGATATCATTGTGCTTTCCAGCAGCATAGATTCCCATGTTTCTGCTAATAAGGTTCTTGAGAGGAAGATAATTGAGCTAGAGAGCTGCAAAGCTGAACTAGAGTTGCATATATCGGAGCTGGAACAGGAAAACATAGAGCTGTCAGAACGGATATCTGGATTGGAAGCACAATTGACTTACCTGACGAATGAGAAGGAGTCAAGTGAGCTGCAGATGCATGACTCTAGATCTCTTATCGTTAATCTCAAAGATAAAGCAGAGCGGCAGCAATCAGAGATGGAAAGTCAGAGGCTCGAATTTAAGCAGAAACAACAAGAATCTCAAAGAAGATTGTCAGAAGCACAGGATGATTCTGAAGTTCTGAGAAGATCTAATTCTAAACTACAATCTACGGTTGAGAGTCTTATTGAAGAGTGCAGTTCTCTTCAGACTCTAATAGCTGATCTGAAGAAGCAGAAGTTGGAATTGCACGGTCATCTTACGCAAAAAGAGCAGGAGCTGGATGAGTCAAAAAAAAGGAACTTTGATTTTAGCAAAACAGTGGAATTCCTTGAGACAAAGCTTTCCTCACTACAGAAGGACATTTCTTCTAAAGAGCAGTCTTTATTGTCAGAGCTGGAGAGTATATTCCAGGAGCACATGGAACAAGAAGAAAGAATTAATCGTGTGCATTTCATGCTAAATAAGATAGAGAATGAAAAGACTCTAGAAGTAGAGAATCTTGAGAGGGAGGTCATCAGCCTCACTGCACAGGTCTCCTCCACACACGAGGAGCGAGAAAATGCCACACTGGATGCTATCCGAGACGTATCTGTCCTGCGAGCAGACAAGGCTAAACTTGAGGCCAGTCTCCAAGATGTCAGTGCgcaattgaggcattatgagtCTCAGTTGGAAGACCTTCGTAAGGAgtctaaaaataaaattaaaggGTTAGTTGATTCCCTTAATGCTTCCAAACAGAGTGAGGAAATGTTGGCAGCAGATGCTGAACATATGAAAAAGTTGATGGAAGCTGCTAAATCCAACGAAGATATGTTAAGGAAGGCTTCTAATGAACTAGAACTGAAGCTTAAATCCAGTGATTACGAGAAACagcaaatgcttgaagaaatatCTGGTCTGAATCTGCAGGTCCAGAAGATGATGAATATTCAAGACGAGGTTTTCAAACTTCATAGTTCTCTTGATGAGGCTAAGTTCCAAAAAGGAAAACTGGAGGAGCTTCTGCATTCGGTGACTGAGGAATGTGAAGAACTAAAGGCACAGAAGGCTATGCTAACAGATAAGATTTCCAACATGCAGGAGTCTTTAAAAaatggtgaagaagaaagacgaagCAGAATAGCTATGCAGGCAAAGCTCGTGAGGTTGGAGAGTGATCTATCAGCATCGGAAGCATCACATGTACATGAAGCAGAATTAAAGAACGAGCTTAGTAGGATCAAGAGATCAAATAGCGAGTACCAGAGGAAGTTACAATCTCTCGAGCAGGAAAATGAGGATCTCACCAGAAGAGTTCAAGTTATGGAAAAAGGGTTCGAGAAAATGCCCCACATTAAAGAAGAGAACCTTGGAAATCAG GAGACTGGAGGAGATGATCAGACAGCCATTCAGTCAAAAATTCAGGTGCTGGAAAGTAAGCTTGCAGAGGCGTTAGAGGAAAATAAGTTGTACAGAGCTCAACAAAAGAG TCCGATGCCTGAGGGGCAATCTGCTGGTGGAGATGGCAAGGAGGGTAACACAGATAGGGTTTTGCAACTGGAAGGAGAGCTGAGAGATATGAAGGAACGGCTACTCAACATGAGCTTGCAGTATGCAGAAGTGGAGGCTCAGAGGGAACGCTTAGTGATGGAGCTTAAAGCTGTTAAGAAAGGGCGATGGTTTTAG